In Lacerta agilis isolate rLacAgi1 chromosome 8, rLacAgi1.pri, whole genome shotgun sequence, one genomic interval encodes:
- the LOC117051815 gene encoding zinc finger BED domain-containing protein 1-like — translation MEDVSSKRVSEFLQKCVKLEDSEGDAQPKEEIIEVQTLPIIAPSYPQTVQEEISMVFNTCAMPANLGPCTRRRREKGSGHDGTSASLYVDRRKSKVWNYYTKLGDAYVECNVCKKQLSFHNSTTTMREHLVRKHSIRDTLLSQLKDDQVSDPDYVAQETAIKRARQLTPENSNQYHAVSCAEPRTDVILELVLEMIFRDLHPLSVVKDKGFGLLIGYLEPSFILPSPMQLSSMLWHRYNVVKQHLEHYLQTAQSIVICAEFWLSQPNQTYLTIMTNFIDGEWRRARCILETQQVHEDKAESNLGDRLYSVLTDFGLSNKSVFCVMHDSLQDLGANSSQLKCVYGWTSLCCAAHLLHLCVKAGLEVEQVQEALSAARSIVCYFQQDAKATCSLNSKLEAINKTKLKLVMDTGARWITTIEMCECLLDLKWAIMSVLEEHPKGTAVVQNLADHQWKLLQDLVPVMRTLKIATSFLREEQNFSISSLMPCIHGIVTAIGQQSEEASGVIKTVVSNIRSELTQRWGILDDEKLLESPAVVASFLDPRFKEMRFLSPSLRSELHKKIKSMLSQFFNHQSPLSNQFWVPNTDYKAEVGETACQISAHKERGPSGQSQSMYDILLGKDPTESMPEIHQQLENYIVEPLCKRSTNPLDWWKNNEHRFPSVARLARQYLAIPATVVPPEQAFAASESALEHRRGVLAPENLDQILFLHQNFDFLESMRNGNENLSKAVHNQY, via the exons ATGGAAGATGTGAGCTCCAAAAGGGTCAGCGAATTCTTGCAGAAATGCGTCAAGCTGGAGGATAGCGAAGGGGACGCCCAGCCCAAGGAGGAGATCATAGAAGTGCAAACACTCCCTATCATTGCACCATCCTACCCTCAGACAGTACAAG AGGAAATATCCATGGTCTTCAATACCTGCGCGATGCCAGCCAACCTGGGCCCGTGCACCAGGCGGAGGCGCGAGAAAGGCAGTGGCCACGACGGGACGAGCGCCTCCCTCTACGTCGACCGCCGCAAATCCAAGGTGTGGAACTACTACACGAAGCTGGGGGATGCCTACGTGGAGTGCAACGTCTGCAAGAAGCAGCTCTCCTTCCACAACAGCACCACAACCATGAGGGAGCACCTCGTGAGGAAGCACAGCATCCGTGACACCCTGCTCTCCCAGCTGAAGGACGACCAGGTTTCCGACCCCGACTACGTGGCCCAGGAGACGGCGATAAAAAGGGCCCGCCAGCTCACGCCCGAAAACAGCAACCAGTACCACGCCGTCTCCTGCGCTGAACCCAGGACGGATGTGATTTTGGAGCTAGTGCTGGAAATGATCTTCCGGGACCTGCACCCTCTCTCGGTGGTGAAGGACAAAGGCTTTGGCCTTCTGATTGGCTATCTAGAACCTAGCTTCATTCTCCCGTCTCCGATGCAGCTCTCTAGCATGTTGTGGCACCGGTACAACGTGGTCAAGCAACACCTAGAACACTACCTGCAAACGGCCCAGTCGATTGTGATCTGCGCCGAGTTCTGGCTGTCCCAGCCCAACCAGACCTACTTGACCATCATGACTAACTTTATCGACGGGGAGTGGAGGCGGGCGCGGTGCATCTTGGAGACCCAGCAGGTACACGAGGACAAAGCGGAGAGTAACTTGGGAGACCGGCTGTACTCGGTCCTGACCGACTTCGGGCTGTCCAACAAGTCTGTCTTCTGCGTGATGCACGACAGCCTGCAGGATTTGGGGGCCAACTCCTCGCAACTCAAGTGCGTCTACGGCTGGACCAGCCTGTGCTGTGCCGCCCACCTGCTGCACCTGTGCGTCAAGGCGGGTCTCGAAGTGGAGCAGGTGCAGGAGGCCCTGAGCGCTGCACGCAGCATCGTCTGCTACTTCCAGCAGGACGCGAAGGCCACCTGCTCGCTCAACAGCAAGCTGGAAGCCATCAACAAGACGAAGCTGAAGTTGGTGATGGACACTGGGGCTCGGTGGATAACCACCATTGAGATGTGCGAGTGCCTGCTGGACCTCAAGTGGGCTATCATGTCCGTGTTGGAGGAGCACCCCAAGGGAACGGCGGTGGTCCAGAACTTGGCCGACCACCAGTGGAAGCTCTTGCAGGACCTGGTGCCCGTCATGAGAACGCTCAAGATCGCCACGTCCTTCTTGCGGGAGGAGCAGaacttctccatctcctccttgATGCCGTGCATCCATGGCATTGTCACAGCCATTGGGCAGCAATCTGAAGAAGCCAGCGGTGTCATCAAGACGGTGGTGAGCAACATCAGGTCGGAGCTCACCCAGCGCTGGGGCATCTTGGATGACGAGAAGTTGCTGGAGAGCCCAGCAGTGGTGGCATCATTCCTGGACCCACGTTTCAAGGAAATGAGGTTCCTGAGCCCCAGTCTGAGGAGCGAGCTGCACAAAAAGATCAAGAGCATGCTCTCCCAGTTCTTCAATCACCAGTCCCCGCTGTCCAACCAGTTCTGGGTGCCGAACACTGACTACAAAGCAGAGGTTGGCGAAACGGCCTGCCAGATCTCTGCCCATAAGGAGAGAGGCCCGAGCGGGCAGTCTCAGAGTATGTACGACATTCTTTTGGGGAAGGACCCCACGGAGAGTATGCCTGAGATCCATCAGcagctggagaactacattgtgGAGCCTCTCTGCAAGCGCAGCACGAACCCCTTGGACTGGTGGAAGAACAATGAACACCGCTTCCCCTCCGTAGCCAGGTTAGCCCGGCAATACCTGGCCATCCCGGCGACGGTCGTGCCACCGGAACAGGCCTTTGCTGCCAGCGAAAGCGCTCTGGAGCATCGGAGAGGTGTGCTTGCTCCCGAGAACCTGGACCAAATCCTCTTCTTGCACCAGAATTTCGATTTTTTAGAATCTATGAGAAATGGCAACGAGAATCTGAGTAAGGCGGTTCACAACCAGTactga